The DNA region GTTCGACATCGCCACCGGACAGTTCCAGAGCTGGCGCAAGAACCGGCAGCCCAACGCGGGCTCCACGGCCGTCGGCACGGACACGAACCGGAACTGGGCATATCTGTGGGGCTGCTGCGGCGGTTCCTCCGGCACCCCGAGCTCGGATACCTACCGGGGTCCCCGCGCCGAGTCCACGCCCGAGGTCAAGGCCGTCGCCGACTTCGTGCGCGGTCGTGTCGTCGGTGGCAAGCAGCAGATCAGTGTGGCCATCGACTTCCACACCCACAGCGAGCTGATCCTCTGGCCGTACGGCCACACCTACAACGACACCGCCCCCGGTCTGACCGCGGAGGACCAGCGGATCTTCGCCACCATCGGCCGGGAGATGGCCGGGTCCAACGGCTACACCCCGCAGCAGTCCTCCGATCTGTACATCACCGACGGGTCGATCAAGGACTGGCTGTGGGGCGACCAGAAGATCTACGGCTACACCTTCGAGATGTACCCGACCAGTGGCGGCGGGGGCGGCTTCTACCCGGATGACTCGGTCATCCCCAGGGAGACCTCACGCAACAAGGAGGCCGTGCTCGACTTGCTCGGCTACGCCGACTGCCCGAAGCGCTCGATCGGCCTGACCTGCGCTGTTCCCGGGGGCACGTTCGAGAATCCGGGCGACGTCAGCATCCTGGACGCGGGTTCGGCGGTGACCAGCGACATCTCGGTCTCGGGACTGCCCGGCAACGCCCCGTCGGACCTGCGGGTCAGCGTGGACATCAAACACACCTACCGCGGTGACCTGGTCATCGACCTGATCGCCCCGGACGGCACCGCCTACCGGCTGAAGGACGTCGACATGAGTGATTCGGCGGACAATGTGATCGCCACCTACACGGTGAACGCGTCGGCCGAGCCTGCCAACGGCACCTGGAAGCTGCACGTGCGGGACGCCTACGTCATGGATGTCGGCTACGTCGACCTCTGGAAGGTTCAGGTCTAGCGCCTCCACTGATGCCCTCGGCGCGCGTCCCCGATTCACCGACGCGCGCCCAGTCTGGTGGGAGACCGGCGCCCCGTTGTCCGCGGAGGACGGGGCGCCGGGGTCTCACCGCCGCGCGACCACCGCCGCTAGGGCGGCGAGCACGACGGCGAGTCCGATCAAGCCGAAGCTCAAGGCGCCCGCGGCGGCGGCGAGGGCGCCGACCAGCAGGGGGCCGCCCGCGTCGCCGAGTTCGCGGCCGACCTCGGCCGCGCCCATGGTCTGCCCGAGCCGTTCGGGAGGGGCTCCTTTGGCCAGGTGTGCGAACCCGATCGGGGTCACCAGCCCGGTTCCGGCGCCGATGAGGACCGCGGCCCCCACCAGCCCGGCGAGTCCGGGAAGTACACCGGCGACGGCCATGCCCGCCGCGGCCAGGGCCAGACCGGCGGCCATGCCGGGACCGTCGCCGATCCGGCCCGCGTCGTAGGCGCGTCCGACGCGGGGCTGGACCAGCGCGGCGGTGGCGGCCAGCAGCGAGACCAGCGCGCCCGTGACCAACGGGCCGAGACCGTGACCTGCCCCGGCAACGGGCAGGAATCCCACACCCACCGCCAGCGCCGCGGTGGCGCCCGCCAGGGCCAGCGTGGGGCGCAGGAAGCTGCCGGTGCCCAGCCTGCGGGCGAGGTCGAGCACGGTCTGCCGGGCGCGGGGCAGCGGGGATACGGCGGGCACCGCCAGCGCCGCCCACGCGGCGACAGCCACCGCGAGTACCCCGAGCGCGCCGAATAGCAGCGGATAGCCGCCCAGGGTGATCAGGACACCGCCCAGAACGGGGCCGAGGGTGTAGCCCAGCCCCTTCCAGGCGCCGTAGCCTCCGAACGCGCGACCATGCCCGGTCTGTGGGGTCAGCCGGGCCACCAAAGCTCCCGCGGCCGGGGAGAACGCCGCCGCGGCCGCCCCCTGACCCAGCCGCGCCGCACCGACCAGCGCCGGGTTGCCCGCGAGCACGAACGCCACCGACGCAACGGCGAAGGCCAGCAGCCCGCCGAGCAGAACCGGGCGCGGCCCGACCCGATCGGCCAGCGACCCGAACACGGGCTTGAGCACCACCTCGGCGCCGTCGTAGACGGCCAGCAGCAAGCCCAGTGTTATCAACGAAGCGTGCCCGGATTCGAGGTAGCCGCCCAGGCCGGCGGCGATGCTGTGGGCGCCGAACGCGGTGACGAACCCCGCCGCGTACAAGGGGAACAACGCGCTCCGCGCCGCTTTGGTGGTCTGCTCGGACGATTCGGTGCTCAACAGGGCCTCTACTGTCTCGCCGTCGGCTCGGTCGTGGCCGAACGACGTGCGGTGTTCGTCGGGGTGGTCAGCGGTCACATCTGGTGCAGGGCTTGGAAGACCTGCTCGGTGTAGTCGGCCGGCCGGTCGGCGCAGTGCTTGAGCCGCTGTACGGCCTGCTCGGCGGCTGGGGCACCGAACACGTCCCGGGACTTGATGCTGTTGCGTCGAGCACCAGCACCTCACCCTCACCGTGCTGGGCCAGCTCGATTACCCGAGTCACCCCCGGCAAGATCGGCAGGTCATCGGTGACGATCCGCCCATTCGCCTCCTCGGGAGCCTGCCTGGGTGCGGCGTGCCCGTGGCGGCCGTCACGTCGTCGCGTTCGGCGGCCGCGCACGCTCCCTGGCATGTCGGCTATCTCCTCTTGACACGGGGTGGTCGTCGTGACCATGCTTGCCGCAAGATAACTTAGGCTAACCTAACTACGGGAGTGGCGGTGCGGGTCCGGATGTCCTGGTGGGGCCTCCCGCGCGCTATGTCACCCCCGGTTCGTCGCGAGTAGTCGAGCACCAAACCTGACTCTCAGGTCGGTCACCACAGCGTGGCCGGCCGCTCCGCCATGCCCACCCGGCCCTTCTTGGAGGTTCCAGCAGATGTCCGGCAATCCCTTCGACGACGAGAACAGTGAGTTCCTCGTCCTGGTCAACGAAGAGAACCAGCACTCGCTGTGGCCGACCTTCGCCGAGGTGCCCGCGGGGTGGACCTCGGTCTTCGGGGCCGCGTCACGTGCGTCGTGCGTCGAGTTCATCGAGCGTTCGTGGACGGACATGCGGCCGACGAGCCTGGTCGTGGCGATGCGCGCCGACGGGCGGGCGTGACGGAATGAAGGTCCACGACTGGCGCTCGCGGCGTTACGAGGGTTCCGTATCCGACGCCGTGACCGCTGTGGCGGCGCTGGCGAGGCAGGCCGACGGGCCGTTCGTCGTCTACGAGCGGGACGGACGGTGGACCTTCGCCTCCGGTGCCGTCGCCGAGCTGCGGATGAATCGGCACGCGATCACCATCGCGCTGGGTGGGCTGGTTCGTTCCGTCTCGGTGTCGGATGATCCGTTGGCGCAGATCTCGACGCTGCTCGCCGAGCTGCGGGTGCCGTGGCGGCGGGCCTACGGCTGGGCCGGGTTCGAACTGGCGCACCTGCTGCACGGGGTGGCCGAGGCCGCGGGCGACGCGCCGCTGATGCACATCGTGGTGCCCGCCGAGGAAGTCGTGTTCCAGGACGGCGGCGTCGAACTGCACGCCGCCGACGACCGCGGGCTCGACCGCCTTCAGGCCGCGCTCGACGCGCCTGCTGTCACCTGGGGGGCGCCGCACACCGGGGTCGACCTGGCCGCGCCGGATGACCCCGCCTACCGCGCCGCCGTGGCGGCCGCGGTCGAGGACATTCGCGCCGAGCGGCTGCAGAAAGTCATTCTGTCGCGGGTCGTGTCGGTGCCGATGGAGATCGACCTGGTCGCCACCTATGTGGCGGGCAGGCGGGGCAACACCCCGGCGCGTTCGTTCCTGCTCGACCTCGGCGGCCTGCGGGCGACCGGGTTCAGCCCGGAGACCGTGGTCGAGGTGTACCCGGACGGGCGGGTCTCGACCCAGCCGCTGGCGGGCACCCGCGGCCTGGTCGGCGATCCCGCGACCGACCTGAGCCGCCGCGTCGAGCTTCTCGGCGACCCCAAGGAGGTGTTCGAACACGCCATCTCCGTGCGGCTCGCCCAGGACGAGTTGGAGACGTTGTGCCGTCCCGGGTCGGTGACCGTCGACGAGTTCATGACGATCAAGGAGCGGGGCAGCGTCCAGCACCTGGCCTCCCGGGTCAGCGGCAAGCTCGCCGATGGCAAGGGCGCGTGGCACGCGTTCGCGGCGCTGTTCCCGGCGATCACCGCGTCCGGCATCCCCAAGCCCGAGGCGTTCGACCTGATCGCGCGGCACGAAGAGCCGCGTGGCCTCTATAGCGGAGCCGTGCTCGCCATCGACGCCGACGGCGGATTCGACGCGGCGCTGGTGTTGCGCACAGTGTTCTCCCAGGACGGGCGGACCTGGCTGCGCGCGGGCGCGGGTGTCGTCGGCATGTCCACGCCAGAACGGGAACTCGAGGAGACCCGGGAGAAGCTGCGCAGCATCTCCCGGTTCCTGGTCCCCGCTGATCCGACGGGAGCGACCGTGGTGTCCACTTCGGACGAGAGCGTCGAACCGGACCTGACTGTGGCGGGCCTGCGGCACATCGCCGCCGACCTGACCGAGGAGGAGCCCGCCGCGATCGACGCGCAGGCCAACCTGTTCGAGCTGGGCCTGGAGTCAATCGCGCTGATGAAGCTCGTCAGCACCTGGCGGCAGGCGGGCATCGACGTCAACTTCGCCGAACTGGCGGGCAACCCGACGCTGGACGGCTGGTCGAAACTGCTGGCCGAGCGCAGGCCGGTCACCGCTGTCCCGGCGTCGTCGGACAGTTCGGACGACCCCGACGACGAGACCTTCGGCCTGGCCGTGCTCCAGCACGCCTACTGGGTCGGCCGGACCGCCGGACACCGGCTCGGCGGGGTGGCGGCCCACCTGTATTCCGAGTTCGACGGATCGGACATCGACCCGGAGCGCCTCACCGCCGCCATCGGTCGCCTCATCGAGCGGCACGACATGCTGCGGGTCGTCATCACCGACAACGGGCGCCAGCGCATCGCCGAGACGTCGGGCTGGCGTGGTCTGGTCGTACACGACCTGCGCGACATCGCCGAGGACGAGCGAACCGCGCGACTGGAGGCGATCCGGGACGCGAACTCGCACCGGATGCTCGACATCGAGGCCGGGGAGGTCTTCGCGACCGAGTTGACCCTGTTGCCCGACGGTCGCACCCGGCTGCACCTCGACGTCGACATGGTCGCGGCGGACGCGGTCAGCTATCGGATCATGCTCGCCGACCTGGCCGAGTTGTACGCCGACCACACGGGAACCACCGGCACACCGGGCTACAGCTTCCGTCAGTACCGCTCCGCGCGCCCGCAGGCGCGGGCCGAGGCGGCGCGCGACGCGGCCCTGTGGTGGCGTGACCGGCTGCCCGACCTGCCCGGCGCGCCCGACCTGCCCGCCGCGACGCGGCGCCGCGACTCCGGCAAGCCCCGGGTGACCCGCCGGGCGACGACACTGTCGCCCGAGCAGCGCGCGGCGCTCGCGGACCGGGCCCGCACGCAGGGGATCACCCCGGCGATGGCCGTCGCGACCGCGTTCGCCGAGGTCATCGGCACCTGGAGCGCCGAACCACGGTTCCTGATCAACGTGCCACTGTTCGACCGCGAGCCGATCCACCCGGACGTCGCCGAGATCGTCGGCGACTTCACCAGCTCGGTGCTGCTGGAGATCGACTTGTCCCGACCGGCGTCGTTCGCCGACCGGGCGCGGCAGACCCAGTCCCGGATGCACGCCGACGCCGCCCACGCCGACTTCACCGGCGTCGAGGTGCTGCGTGACCTGACTCGCCTGCGCGGTGAACAGGTGCTCGCGCCGATCGTGTTCACCAGCGCGTTGAGCCTGGGCGAGCTGTTCGACGAGGGTGTCCGCCGCAGCTTCGGCGACGCCGTGTGGATCATCTCGCAGGGGCCGCAGGTGCTGCTCGACGCGCAGGTGACCGAACTGGACGGTGGGCTGCTCGTCAACTGGGACTCCCGCGACGACGAGTTCGCCGACGGCGTGGTGGACGCGATGTTCGCCGCGTTCTCCGAACTCGTGCACACCTTGGCCGCCGACGCCGATGCGTGGACCCGGCCGGTGGCGGGTCTGCTGCCTGCCGCGCAGGTCCAGCGGCGGGCCTCGGTCAACGAGACCGGCGGGCTCCGCGCGGGCCGTCGACTCCACGACGGCTTCTTCGCCGAGGCGACCCGAAACCCGGACGCCATCGCGGTTCTGGGCACCGAGACGATCACCTATGGTGACCTCGCCGACCGGGCGCTGCGCGTCGCAGGCGCGCTTGTCGCGCGCGGCGTTCGACCCGGCGACACCGTCGGCGTCACGCTGCCCAAGGGCCCGGATCAGATCGTCGCCGTGCTGGGTGTGCTGGCCGCGGGCGGCACCTACGTGCCGGTCGGCGTCGAGCAGCCCGAGGCGCGCGTTCGCCGCATCGCCGATCTCGCGGGCTACCGCGTGCTCATCGGCGAGACCCCGGGAACCCTCACCCTCGCCGAGACGCGCGCGGGCGACCCACTTCCCGAATTCGTCCGCGTGGACCAGGAGGACTTGGCGTACGTCCTGTTCACCTCGGGTTCGACCGGCGAGCCCAAGGGGGTCGAGGTCCCGCATCGCGCGGCCATGGCCACGATCGACGACCTGATCGACCGGTTCGAGCTCGGCGGGGACGACCGAACGTTGGCGTTGTCCGCGTTGGACTTCGACCTGTCGGTGTTCGACCTGTTCGCGCCGCTGTCGGTCGGGGGAGCGGTGGTGATCGCGTCGGGTGACCGGCGTGACGCCGCCGCGTGGGGCGAGCTGATCGCCGAGCACCGGGTCACCGTCCTCAACTGCGTTCCTGCGCTGCTTGACATGGTGTTGACGTCCGGGACGGCGTTGGGGGACTCGCTGCGGTTGGTGCTGCTCGGGGGTGACTGGGTCGGGGTGGATCTGCCTGCGCGGCTGGCCGAGGCGGTTCCCGGCTGCCGGTTCGTGGCGTTGGGCGGGACCACGGAGACCGCCATCCACTCCACGGTGTGCGAGGTGACCGGTCCCGTTCCCGAGCATTGGCACGCCGTGCCCTACGGCACCCCGTTGCGCGGTGTGCGGTGTCGGGTGGTGGACGCGCAGGGCCGTGACTGCCCGGAGTGGGTTCCCGGTGAGCTGTGGATCGGCGGTGACGGCGTCGCGCGGGGGTACCGGGGCGACCCGGACCGGACCGCTGACCGCTTCGTCACCCACGAGGGCCTGCGTTGGTACCGGACCGGCGACATCGCCCGGTACCTCGACGACGGCGGCCTCGAGTTCCTCGGCCGCCGCGACGACCAGGTGAAGATTCGCGGCTACCGGGTCGAGTTGGGCGAGGTCGAGGCGGCGCTCGTGGCCGACGCGGCCGTGCGCGAGGCCGTCGCCGTGGTCACCGGGGCAGGTCGCCGCACCCTGGTCGCGGGCGTCGTGCCGGACTCCGACGCGGTCGACCCGATCGCGGTCGCCGACCGGGTTCGCGAGTTGGTTCCCACCCACATGGTGCCGGACCGGATCGTCGTCCTGGACGCCATTCCGTTGAGCACCAACGGAAAGGTCGACCGCTCGGCGGTTCGCCGCCTGATCGGGGACGTCGCCCGCGAGGACGGCGCGGGCCCGCAGAGTCCGCTGGAGAACGTGATCGATCTTGTGTGGCGTGAAGTGCTCGGCCTGGAGCGGGTCGGGCGCGACGAGGAGCTGTTCACGGTCGGCGGCGACTCCGTGATCGCGACCGCGATCGTGTCGCGACTGCGGGAGCTGCTGGACACGCGGACCGTCACGGTGCGGACGCTGTTCGCCGCCCCGACCGTCGCCGGGTTCGCCGCTGAGCTGATCCTCGCCCAGGACCGGCCGGGACGGCTGGAATCCGTGGCCGAGTTGGTGTGGGAGATCGAGTCCCTCAGCGACGACGAGGTGCTCGCCCGAGCCGAGGGTTTGGCATGAGGGCTACGTCGCTTGACGGCGCGGTCGGCTGGCCCGAGGACGTGGCGGCCCGCTACCGGGCCGCGGGCTACTGGCGAGGGGAGACCCTTGGCGGGCTGTTGGCCGACTGGGCTGTGCGCCACGGTGACTCGGTCGCGGTGGTCGACGGCGACCGCAGGATCGCCTACCGCGAGCTGGACCGGCTGGCCGACGTGCTCGCCGCCGGGCTGCTCGACCGGGGAGTCCGGCGCGGGGACCGGTTGATCGT from Alloactinosynnema sp. L-07 includes:
- a CDS encoding MbtH family protein, with the translated sequence MSGNPFDDENSEFLVLVNEENQHSLWPTFAEVPAGWTSVFGAASRASCVEFIERSWTDMRPTSLVVAMRADGRA
- a CDS encoding M14 family zinc carboxypeptidase; translation: MKRKRLSVMISAAAALALIATAGPNAAGHDSAAAGSRASAEYHVLGVTSVHQRTAISRTGAAINGVEDSRILITATESEVATIRGLGFTVGAEEPMTIQADGATAMDFPPTHSDYHNYSEMVTEINRVVAAHPSLITKQVIGSSYEGRELYALKISDNAGTDENEPEVLFTHHQHAREILTVEMALYLANELTAQYATDTRIKNLVDNREIWILPNVNPDGGEFDIATGQFQSWRKNRQPNAGSTAVGTDTNRNWAYLWGCCGGSSGTPSSDTYRGPRAESTPEVKAVADFVRGRVVGGKQQISVAIDFHTHSELILWPYGHTYNDTAPGLTAEDQRIFATIGREMAGSNGYTPQQSSDLYITDGSIKDWLWGDQKIYGYTFEMYPTSGGGGGFYPDDSVIPRETSRNKEAVLDLLGYADCPKRSIGLTCAVPGGTFENPGDVSILDAGSAVTSDISVSGLPGNAPSDLRVSVDIKHTYRGDLVIDLIAPDGTAYRLKDVDMSDSADNVIATYTVNASAEPANGTWKLHVRDAYVMDVGYVDLWKVQV
- a CDS encoding Chromate resistance protein ChrB codes for the protein MFGAPAAEQAVQRLKHCADRPADYTEQVFQALHQM
- a CDS encoding MFS transporter, with amino-acid sequence MSTESSEQTTKAARSALFPLYAAGFVTAFGAHSIAAGLGGYLESGHASLITLGLLLAVYDGAEVVLKPVFGSLADRVGPRPVLLGGLLAFAVASVAFVLAGNPALVGAARLGQGAAAAAFSPAAGALVARLTPQTGHGRAFGGYGAWKGLGYTLGPVLGGVLITLGGYPLLFGALGVLAVAVAAWAALAVPAVSPLPRARQTVLDLARRLGTGSFLRPTLALAGATAALAVGVGFLPVAGAGHGLGPLVTGALVSLLAATAALVQPRVGRAYDAGRIGDGPGMAAGLALAAAGMAVAGVLPGLAGLVGAAVLIGAGTGLVTPIGFAHLAKGAPPERLGQTMGAAEVGRELGDAGGPLLVGALAAAAGALSFGLIGLAVVLAALAAVVARR
- a CDS encoding salicylate synthase; its protein translation is MTAVAALARQADGPFVVYERDGRWTFASGAVAELRMNRHAITIALGGLVRSVSVSDDPLAQISTLLAELRVPWRRAYGWAGFELAHLLHGVAEAAGDAPLMHIVVPAEEVVFQDGGVELHAADDRGLDRLQAALDAPAVTWGAPHTGVDLAAPDDPAYRAAVAAAVEDIRAERLQKVILSRVVSVPMEIDLVATYVAGRRGNTPARSFLLDLGGLRATGFSPETVVEVYPDGRVSTQPLAGTRGLVGDPATDLSRRVELLGDPKEVFEHAISVRLAQDELETLCRPGSVTVDEFMTIKERGSVQHLASRVSGKLADGKGAWHAFAALFPAITASGIPKPEAFDLIARHEEPRGLYSGAVLAIDADGGFDAALVLRTVFSQDGRTWLRAGAGVVGMSTPERELEETREKLRSISRFLVPADPTGATVVSTSDESVEPDLTVAGLRHIAADLTEEEPAAIDAQANLFELGLESIALMKLVSTWRQAGIDVNFAELAGNPTLDGWSKLLAERRPVTAVPASSDSSDDPDDETFGLAVLQHAYWVGRTAGHRLGGVAAHLYSEFDGSDIDPERLTAAIGRLIERHDMLRVVITDNGRQRIAETSGWRGLVVHDLRDIAEDERTARLEAIRDANSHRMLDIEAGEVFATELTLLPDGRTRLHLDVDMVAADAVSYRIMLADLAELYADHTGTTGTPGYSFRQYRSARPQARAEAARDAALWWRDRLPDLPGAPDLPAATRRRDSGKPRVTRRATTLSPEQRAALADRARTQGITPAMAVATAFAEVIGTWSAEPRFLINVPLFDREPIHPDVAEIVGDFTSSVLLEIDLSRPASFADRARQTQSRMHADAAHADFTGVEVLRDLTRLRGEQVLAPIVFTSALSLGELFDEGVRRSFGDAVWIISQGPQVLLDAQVTELDGGLLVNWDSRDDEFADGVVDAMFAAFSELVHTLAADADAWTRPVAGLLPAAQVQRRASVNETGGLRAGRRLHDGFFAEATRNPDAIAVLGTETITYGDLADRALRVAGALVARGVRPGDTVGVTLPKGPDQIVAVLGVLAAGGTYVPVGVEQPEARVRRIADLAGYRVLIGETPGTLTLAETRAGDPLPEFVRVDQEDLAYVLFTSGSTGEPKGVEVPHRAAMATIDDLIDRFELGGDDRTLALSALDFDLSVFDLFAPLSVGGAVVIASGDRRDAAAWGELIAEHRVTVLNCVPALLDMVLTSGTALGDSLRLVLLGGDWVGVDLPARLAEAVPGCRFVALGGTTETAIHSTVCEVTGPVPEHWHAVPYGTPLRGVRCRVVDAQGRDCPEWVPGELWIGGDGVARGYRGDPDRTADRFVTHEGLRWYRTGDIARYLDDGGLEFLGRRDDQVKIRGYRVELGEVEAALVADAAVREAVAVVTGAGRRTLVAGVVPDSDAVDPIAVADRVRELVPTHMVPDRIVVLDAIPLSTNGKVDRSAVRRLIGDVAREDGAGPQSPLENVIDLVWREVLGLERVGRDEELFTVGGDSVIATAIVSRLRELLDTRTVTVRTLFAAPTVAGFAAELILAQDRPGRLESVAELVWEIESLSDDEVLARAEGLA